The Mastomys coucha isolate ucsf_1 unplaced genomic scaffold, UCSF_Mcou_1 pScaffold14, whole genome shotgun sequence genome window below encodes:
- the Fut9 gene encoding alpha-(1,3)-fucosyltransferase 9 codes for MTSTSKGILRPFLIVCIILGCFVACLLIYIKPTNSWVFSPMESASSVLKMKNFFSTKPDYFNETTILVWVWPFGQTFDLTSCQAMFNIQGCHLTTDRSLYNKSHAVLIHHRDISWDLTNLPQQARPPFQKWIWMNLESPTHTPQKSGIEHLFNLTLTYRRDSDIQVPYGFLTVSTNPFVFEVPSKEKLVCWVVSNWNPEHVRVKYYNELSKSIEIHTYGQAFGEYVNDKNLIPTISTCKFYLSFENSIHKDYITEKLYNAFLAGSVPVVLGPSRENYENYIPADSFIHVEDFNSPSELAKYLKEVDKNNKLYLSYFNWRKDFTVNLPRFWESHACLACDHVKRHQEYKSVGNLEKWFWN; via the coding sequence ATGACATCAACATCCAAAGGCATTCTCCGCCCATTCCTAATAGTCTGCATCATCCTGGGCTGCTTCGTGGCATGTCTGCTTATTTACATCAAACCCACCAACAGCTGGGTCTTCAGTCCAATGGAGTCTGCAAGTTCTgtgctgaaaatgaaaaatttcttcTCCACAAAACCTGATTATTTTAATGAAACTACTATTCTGGTTTGGGTATGGCCATTTGGGCAGACCTTTGACCTTACATCCTGCCAAGCAATGTTCAATATCCAAGGGTGCCATCTCACAACGGACCGTTCATTGTACAACAAATCCCATGCGGTCCTGATACACCACAGAGACATCAGCTGGGATCTGACTAACTTACCTCAGCAGGCCAGGCCCCCCTTTCAGAAATGGATTTGGATGAATTTAGAGTCACCCACTCACACCCCACAAAAGAGTGGCATTGAGCACTTGTTCAACCTGACTCTAACTTATCGCCGTGATTCAGATATACAAGTGCCTTACGGCTTCTTGACGGTGAGCACAAATCCCTTTGTGTTTGAAGTGCCAAGCAAGGAGAAGTTGGTGTGCTGGGTTGTGAGTAACTGGAATCCTGAGCATGTCAGGGTCAAGTATTACAATGAGCTCAGCAAGAGTATTGAAATCCACACCTATGGGCAAGCATTTGGAGAATATGTGAACGATAAAAATCTGATTCCCACCATATCTACTTgtaaattttatctttcttttgaaaactcaatTCACAAAGATTACATCACTGAAAAGCTCTACAATGCTTTTTTGGCTGGTTCAGTACCTGTTGTCCTGGGACCCTCTAGGGAAAACTATGAGAATTATATCCCagctgattcattcattcatgtggaAGATTTTAACTCTCCCAGTGAGTTGGCAAAATATCTGAAGGAAGTTGATAAAAACAATAAGTTGTACCTTAGTTACTTTAACTGGAGAAAGGATTTTACTGTAAACCTCCCACGGTTTTGGGAATCACACGCATGCCTGGCATGCGATCATGTAAAAAGGCATCAAGAATATAAGTCAGTTGGTAATTTAGAGAAATGGTTTTGGAATTAA